In one Stenotrophomonas maltophilia genomic region, the following are encoded:
- the secF gene encoding protein translocase subunit SecF codes for MKLFPLHILPNDTKIDFMRWRHVAMVVTIIVFLASIAIIGFKGFNYALDFTGGTLIEARFERPVDVEQVRTKLEQSGFDGAQVQSVGGSTDLLIRLAPHGEHAPGTGDSAAEDKATAAAVVKALSSADNQATVLRNEFVGPQIGKDLAMNGLYATIFMLAGFLIYIAVRFEWKFAVTASIVAMFDLIVTVAYVSLLGREFDLTVLAGLLSVMGFAINDIIVVFDRVRENFRSLRVEPMEVLNRSINQTLSRTVITAVMFFLSALALYLYGGSSMEGLAETHMIGAVIVVMSSILVAVPMLTIGFLRVSKQDLLPKAKDIEALARRP; via the coding sequence ATGAAACTGTTTCCGCTGCACATCCTCCCGAACGACACCAAGATCGATTTCATGCGGTGGCGCCATGTCGCCATGGTCGTCACGATCATCGTGTTCCTGGCATCGATCGCCATCATCGGCTTCAAGGGCTTCAACTATGCCCTGGACTTCACCGGTGGCACCCTGATCGAGGCCCGCTTCGAACGCCCGGTGGACGTCGAGCAGGTCCGCACCAAGCTCGAGCAGAGCGGCTTCGACGGCGCCCAGGTGCAGAGCGTCGGTGGCAGTACCGACCTGCTGATCCGCCTGGCGCCGCACGGTGAGCATGCCCCGGGTACCGGCGATTCCGCCGCCGAGGACAAGGCCACCGCGGCGGCCGTGGTCAAGGCGCTGTCCTCGGCCGACAACCAGGCGACGGTGCTGCGCAATGAGTTCGTCGGCCCGCAGATCGGCAAGGATCTGGCGATGAACGGCCTGTACGCCACCATCTTCATGCTGGCCGGCTTCCTGATCTACATCGCCGTCCGCTTTGAATGGAAGTTCGCGGTCACCGCCAGCATCGTGGCCATGTTCGACCTGATCGTGACGGTGGCTTACGTGTCCCTGCTGGGCCGCGAGTTCGACCTGACTGTGCTGGCCGGCCTGCTGTCGGTGATGGGCTTTGCGATCAACGACATCATCGTGGTGTTCGACCGCGTCCGCGAGAACTTCCGCAGCCTGCGCGTGGAACCGATGGAAGTGCTGAACCGTTCGATCAACCAGACGCTGTCGCGTACGGTGATCACCGCGGTGATGTTCTTCCTGTCCGCACTGGCCCTGTACCTGTACGGTGGCAGCTCGATGGAAGGCCTGGCCGAAACGCACATGATCGGTGCGGTGATCGTGGTCATGTCGTCGATCCTGGTCGCGGTGCCGATGCTCACGATCGGCTTCCTGCGCGTGAGCAAGCAGGATTTGCTGCCGAAGGCCAAGGACATCGAGGCTCTGGCCCGCCGTCCGTAA
- a CDS encoding bifunctional diguanylate cyclase/phosphodiesterase: protein MSTHAEPAQTPSHEAVLSTELVRALHALLPESAVVRVGWDDPQLGRGDAIWPIPPVAADSGAPAAGDGRHGWDHDGARLYLVVEGAAPSSAWWGLARQAMELALQRGRQAGQIKALEEAERLQQALFQIADLAGADLEMGQMLRRVHDVLGTLMYAENCYIVEYDDLHDQIRFLYFADQVDDFVADPAQSFDASGMPRSLTVALLHHGRPLSGPSRELLAREVGQEHDPLRGPESLDWLGVPMLRDGRVCGAIVVQSYEQADRYGEAERALLGFVAQHVQTAMDRRQAQVRLEQQVELRTQELQRANHSLQDEVAERRRAEQLQIALYDIAEMAMSAESLEQFYGQVHGVVGRLLDARNFYIALVNEAGDGLDFVYSVDERHASRASRAFSRGLTEYVVRNRQPLLASRAQIDSLRASGEVRESGARSLCWLGVPLLRDDEVVGAIVVQSYSEQRAFSIHDQRLLTFVAQNIGTGLARQRDQQRLRSAHAELEKRVDERTRELAEVNEKLLGQIGERLRAEQRLTHQAMHDALTGLPNRLHLLDRLQDALVLARQEDGPVFAVLFLDLDRFKLVNDSIGHAAGDHMLVEVAKRIVSMAGPDDVVARLGGDEFAVLLQCPLGLAQALDFGQRLLLALQESMWIAGRELFPSGSLGIALWNPRYRTGEELLRDADAAMYRAKAQGHDRCAIFDEDMREQAMRSLDLEADLRRAINNRDFVPFYQPIVRLSDGEVVGHEALLRWQHERRGLLLPGAFLELGEESGLIEQVDWLIYEQVIAGLAAGGQGYVSVNVSPRHFRSAGFSARLFGLLDACGADPRRLRLEITEVALLDDGPHTLHILQGLRERGIQVQLDDFGTGFSALSYLHRFPISTLKIDQSFIAGLHGPEVQSTRALVQGVLSLARTLGIETIGEGIETEAQRQTLRELGCDYGQGYLLGRPAPWADVAP from the coding sequence TTGTCCACGCACGCTGAACCTGCGCAAACGCCATCACACGAGGCCGTGCTGAGTACGGAACTCGTGCGCGCGCTGCATGCGCTGCTGCCGGAATCGGCGGTGGTCCGGGTCGGCTGGGACGATCCCCAGCTGGGGCGCGGTGACGCCATCTGGCCGATACCCCCGGTCGCGGCCGACAGCGGGGCACCGGCTGCCGGCGATGGCCGCCACGGTTGGGATCATGATGGTGCCCGCCTGTACCTGGTGGTGGAAGGCGCGGCGCCTTCGTCCGCATGGTGGGGTCTGGCGCGGCAGGCCATGGAACTGGCCCTGCAGCGGGGCCGCCAGGCGGGACAGATCAAGGCGCTGGAAGAGGCCGAGCGGCTGCAGCAGGCGCTGTTCCAGATTGCCGATCTTGCCGGCGCCGACCTGGAGATGGGGCAGATGCTGCGCCGCGTGCACGACGTGCTGGGCACGCTGATGTACGCGGAAAACTGTTACATCGTCGAATACGATGACCTGCACGACCAGATCAGGTTCCTGTACTTCGCCGACCAGGTGGATGATTTCGTCGCCGATCCGGCGCAGAGCTTCGACGCCAGTGGAATGCCGCGCAGCCTGACGGTGGCGTTGCTGCACCATGGCAGGCCCCTGAGCGGACCTTCGCGGGAACTGTTGGCCCGCGAGGTCGGGCAGGAGCATGACCCGCTTCGCGGCCCCGAAAGCCTGGACTGGCTGGGTGTGCCGATGCTGCGCGATGGCCGGGTGTGCGGTGCCATCGTGGTGCAGAGCTACGAGCAGGCAGACCGCTATGGCGAGGCCGAGCGTGCACTGCTGGGTTTCGTTGCCCAGCACGTACAGACCGCGATGGACCGGCGCCAGGCCCAGGTGCGGCTCGAGCAGCAGGTGGAACTGCGCACGCAGGAACTGCAACGCGCCAACCACAGCCTGCAGGACGAAGTGGCAGAGCGTCGTCGTGCCGAGCAGCTGCAGATCGCGCTGTACGACATTGCAGAGATGGCGATGTCCGCCGAGAGCCTGGAGCAGTTCTACGGCCAGGTGCATGGGGTGGTCGGCCGACTGCTCGACGCGCGCAATTTCTACATCGCGCTGGTCAACGAGGCGGGTGATGGGCTGGATTTCGTCTACTCGGTGGATGAACGCCACGCCAGCCGCGCCTCCCGTGCGTTCAGTCGTGGCCTGACCGAATACGTGGTGCGCAACCGCCAGCCGCTGTTGGCGTCCCGCGCGCAGATCGACTCGCTGCGCGCCAGTGGCGAGGTGCGCGAGTCCGGCGCGCGCTCGCTGTGCTGGCTGGGCGTGCCGCTGCTGCGGGATGACGAAGTGGTTGGCGCGATCGTGGTGCAGAGCTACAGCGAGCAGCGTGCCTTCAGCATCCACGACCAGCGCTTGCTGACCTTCGTCGCGCAGAACATCGGCACCGGACTGGCCCGCCAGCGCGACCAGCAGCGCCTGCGTTCGGCGCATGCCGAACTGGAGAAGCGCGTGGACGAACGCACGCGCGAACTGGCTGAGGTCAACGAAAAGCTGTTGGGCCAGATCGGCGAGCGCCTGCGTGCCGAGCAGCGGCTGACCCACCAGGCCATGCACGACGCGCTGACCGGGTTGCCCAACCGCCTGCACCTGCTGGACCGGCTGCAGGATGCGCTGGTACTGGCCAGGCAGGAGGACGGTCCGGTGTTCGCGGTGCTGTTCCTGGATCTGGACCGTTTCAAGCTGGTCAACGACAGCATCGGCCACGCGGCCGGCGATCACATGCTGGTGGAAGTGGCCAAGCGCATCGTGTCGATGGCGGGCCCCGACGACGTGGTGGCGCGCCTGGGCGGTGATGAGTTCGCGGTGCTGCTGCAGTGCCCGCTGGGCCTGGCGCAGGCCCTGGATTTCGGTCAGCGCCTGCTGTTGGCATTGCAGGAGTCGATGTGGATCGCCGGGCGCGAGCTGTTCCCGTCCGGCAGCCTCGGCATCGCGCTGTGGAATCCGCGTTACCGGACCGGAGAAGAGCTGCTGCGCGATGCCGACGCCGCCATGTACCGGGCCAAGGCGCAGGGGCATGATCGCTGTGCGATCTTCGACGAGGACATGCGCGAGCAGGCCATGCGCAGCCTCGATCTGGAAGCCGATCTGCGGCGGGCGATCAACAACCGGGATTTCGTGCCGTTCTACCAGCCGATCGTGCGCCTGTCCGACGGGGAAGTGGTGGGCCACGAAGCGCTGCTGCGCTGGCAGCACGAACGGCGTGGCCTGCTGTTGCCGGGCGCGTTCCTGGAGCTGGGAGAGGAGAGCGGGTTGATCGAACAGGTCGACTGGCTGATCTACGAACAGGTCATCGCCGGCCTGGCCGCGGGCGGGCAGGGCTATGTGTCGGTGAACGTGTCGCCGCGGCATTTCCGTTCGGCCGGTTTCAGTGCGCGCCTGTTCGGCCTGCTCGACGCCTGCGGGGCCGATCCGCGCCGGTTGCGCCTGGAGATCACCGAGGTCGCGCTGCTGGATGACGGCCCGCACACGCTGCATATCCTGCAGGGACTGCGCGAGCGCGGCATCCAGGTGCAGCTGGACGACTTCGGCACCGGCTTCTCGGCGTTGTCGTACCTGCACCGCTTCCCGATCAGCACGCTGAAGATCGACCAGAGCTTCATTGCCGGCCTGCATGGACCGGAAGTGCAGAGCACCCGCGCGCTGGTACAGGGCGTGCTGTCGCTGGCGCGCACGCTGGGCATCGAAACCATCGGCGAAGGCATCGAAACCGAAGCCCAGCGGCAGACACTGCGCGAACTGGGCTGCGATTACGGCCAGGGCTACCTGCTGGGGCGACCGGCTCCCTGGGCCGACGTGGCGCCCTGA
- the yajC gene encoding preprotein translocase subunit YajC, which produces MNLLAFLIPAAHAQAAGGQPQGMGLTTLLFPIILIAIMYFLMIRPQMKRQKEHKAMLEKIKRGDEVLTNGGIAGVVTDIGDNFVTLEVAENVRIRVQKGAVGNVLPAGTLKSAQ; this is translated from the coding sequence ATGAACCTGCTTGCCTTCCTGATTCCCGCCGCCCACGCCCAGGCCGCCGGTGGCCAACCGCAGGGCATGGGCCTGACCACGCTGCTGTTCCCGATCATCCTGATCGCCATCATGTACTTCCTGATGATCCGCCCGCAGATGAAGCGGCAGAAGGAGCACAAGGCCATGCTGGAGAAGATCAAGCGTGGCGACGAAGTGCTGACCAACGGTGGCATCGCCGGCGTGGTCACTGACATCGGCGACAACTTCGTCACCCTGGAAGTGGCCGAGAACGTGCGCATCCGCGTGCAGAAGGGCGCTGTCGGCAACGTGCTGCCGGCCGGTACCCTGAAGTCGGCCCAGTAA
- a CDS encoding TIGR00730 family Rossman fold protein, whose translation MKSICVYCGSNAGSKPAYTERAIALGDRIARDGLRLVYGGGNVGLMGTVANAVLAAGGEVTGVIPRQLADWEVAHRGLTELEIVGSMHERKSRMFDLADGFVALPGGFGTMEEIFEMLTWRQLGIGNKPCAFLDVDGFYAPLIGMIDRMVDERFLHPDQRQDLWYGSDIEQMLEWMKNYQPAQASKWIDEKRRAALR comes from the coding sequence ATGAAATCGATCTGTGTGTACTGTGGTTCCAACGCTGGCAGCAAGCCGGCCTATACCGAACGCGCCATTGCACTGGGCGACCGCATCGCCCGCGACGGCCTGCGCCTGGTGTATGGCGGCGGCAACGTCGGTCTGATGGGAACCGTGGCCAATGCCGTGCTCGCGGCCGGCGGCGAGGTCACCGGCGTGATTCCCCGCCAGCTGGCCGACTGGGAAGTGGCCCATCGTGGCCTGACCGAGCTGGAGATCGTCGGCTCGATGCACGAACGCAAGTCGCGCATGTTCGACCTGGCCGACGGCTTCGTCGCCCTGCCCGGCGGCTTCGGCACCATGGAGGAGATCTTCGAGATGCTGACCTGGCGCCAGCTGGGCATCGGCAACAAGCCCTGTGCATTCCTGGACGTGGACGGCTTCTACGCGCCGCTGATCGGCATGATCGATCGCATGGTGGATGAGCGCTTCCTGCACCCGGACCAGCGCCAGGACCTGTGGTACGGCTCGGACATCGAGCAGATGCTGGAGTGGATGAAGAACTACCAGCCGGCACAGGCCTCCAAGTGGATCGACGAGAAGCGCCGCGCCGCCCTGCGTTGA
- a CDS encoding aminotransferase class III-fold pyridoxal phosphate-dependent enzyme: MSFIERLAPLRSQPGTRLTTGLDDATLTTLSVRHPQLVAAVEAAAAEFARVQGELGPLLAQDEQAQIDAMQDGFVNFYADDAVTPYVALAARGPWVVTLKGAVLYDAGGYGMLGFGHTPDTVLEAMARPQVMANIMTPSLSQQRFITALRAEIGHRRGGCPFARFMCLNSGSEAVGLAARIADVNAKLQTDPGARHAGAAIKRVVVKGSFHGRTDRPALYSDSSRKSYMQHLASYRGEDSVITVAPYDEAGLRAVFEDAARNRWFIEAVFLEPVMGEGDPGRSVPPSFYALARELTRAHGSLLLLDSIQAGLRAHGVLSVVDYPGFEGLDPPDMETYSKALNAAQYPLSVLAVTEHAAQLYRKGIYGNTMTSNPRALDVACATLAQLTPQVRANIAERGAEAVRKLEQLKGELGGLITKVQGTGLLFSCELAPQFKCYGSGSTEEWLRRHGINVIHGGENSLRFTPHFGMDSEELDLLVGMVGRALREGPRREQAAAA, translated from the coding sequence ATGAGCTTCATCGAACGCCTCGCCCCCCTGCGCAGCCAGCCCGGCACCCGCCTCACCACCGGCCTGGACGACGCCACCCTGACCACCCTGTCCGTCCGCCATCCGCAGCTGGTGGCCGCGGTCGAGGCCGCCGCCGCGGAGTTCGCCCGTGTGCAGGGCGAACTGGGGCCGTTGCTGGCGCAGGACGAACAGGCGCAGATCGATGCCATGCAGGACGGGTTCGTCAATTTCTACGCCGACGACGCCGTTACGCCCTATGTGGCGCTGGCCGCGCGCGGCCCGTGGGTGGTCACCCTCAAGGGGGCGGTGCTGTATGACGCTGGCGGCTACGGCATGCTCGGCTTCGGTCATACCCCCGACACGGTGCTGGAGGCGATGGCCCGACCGCAGGTGATGGCCAACATCATGACCCCCAGCCTGTCACAGCAGCGCTTCATCACCGCCCTTCGCGCCGAGATCGGCCACCGTCGTGGCGGCTGCCCGTTCGCCCGTTTCATGTGCCTGAACTCCGGCTCGGAAGCGGTCGGGCTGGCCGCACGCATCGCCGACGTCAACGCCAAGCTGCAGACCGACCCGGGTGCGCGCCACGCCGGCGCCGCGATCAAGCGTGTGGTGGTCAAGGGCAGCTTCCATGGCCGCACCGACCGGCCGGCGCTGTACTCCGATTCCAGCCGCAAGAGCTACATGCAGCATCTGGCCAGCTACCGTGGCGAGGATTCGGTGATCACCGTGGCGCCGTACGACGAAGCCGGCCTGCGCGCGGTGTTCGAGGACGCCGCCCGCAACAGGTGGTTCATCGAGGCGGTGTTCCTGGAGCCGGTCATGGGCGAAGGCGATCCGGGCCGCTCGGTGCCGCCGTCGTTCTATGCCCTGGCCCGCGAATTGACCCGCGCGCACGGCAGCCTGCTGCTGCTCGATTCGATCCAGGCCGGCCTGCGCGCGCACGGCGTGCTGTCGGTGGTTGACTACCCGGGCTTCGAAGGCCTGGATCCGCCGGACATGGAAACCTACTCGAAGGCCCTGAACGCGGCCCAGTACCCGCTGTCGGTGCTGGCGGTGACCGAGCATGCCGCACAGCTGTACCGCAAGGGCATCTACGGCAACACCATGACCAGCAACCCGCGTGCGCTGGACGTGGCCTGCGCGACGCTGGCACAGCTGACCCCGCAGGTGCGCGCCAACATCGCCGAGCGCGGCGCCGAAGCCGTGCGCAAGCTGGAACAGCTCAAGGGCGAGCTTGGCGGGCTGATCACCAAGGTGCAGGGTACCGGCCTGCTGTTCTCGTGCGAGCTGGCGCCGCAGTTCAAGTGCTACGGCAGTGGTTCCACCGAAGAATGGCTGCGCCGGCATGGCATCAATGTGATCCATGGCGGCGAAAACTCGCTGCGCTTCACGCCCCACTTCGGCATGGACAGCGAAGAGCTGGATCTGCTGGTGGGCATGGTCGGCCGCGCCCTGCGTGAAGGCCCGCGACGCGAGCAGGCTGCGGCGGCGTAA
- the tgt gene encoding tRNA guanosine(34) transglycosylase Tgt: MSRLQFQLKTRDGRARRGRLTFPRGTVETPAFMPVGTYGSVKGILPDQVRALGAEIILGNTFHLYLRPGLDIIADHGGLHGFCRWDGPILTDSGGFQVFSLAHRRKITEQGVTFASPTDGARVFLGPEESMKIQKVLDSDVVMIFDECTPYPATEDVARRSMELSLRWAQRSRNAHDELGNDAALFGIVQGGVHTDLRSRSAEALQAIGFDGYAIGGLAVGEPEHERNAMLDHLDPELPGDRPRYLMGVGRPEDLVEGVARGVDMFDCVMPTRNARNGHYFTSFGTVRIRNSQYARDMDPIEPGCGCVACTGGYTRSYLRHLDRCNEMLAPMLGTLHNLFYYEKLMADIRAAIEAGTFQAFRESFYAARGAVPPPL, translated from the coding sequence ATGTCCCGACTGCAGTTCCAGCTCAAGACCCGCGACGGCCGTGCCCGTCGCGGCCGCCTGACCTTCCCGCGCGGCACGGTGGAAACGCCGGCTTTCATGCCCGTGGGAACCTATGGCTCGGTCAAGGGCATCCTGCCGGACCAGGTGCGCGCGCTGGGTGCCGAGATCATCCTTGGCAACACCTTCCATCTGTACCTGCGTCCGGGCCTGGACATCATCGCCGACCACGGCGGACTGCATGGCTTCTGCCGCTGGGACGGCCCGATCCTGACCGATTCCGGCGGTTTCCAGGTGTTCTCGCTGGCCCACCGCCGCAAGATCACCGAACAGGGCGTGACCTTCGCTTCGCCGACCGACGGGGCCCGGGTGTTCCTCGGCCCGGAAGAGAGCATGAAGATCCAGAAGGTGCTCGATTCGGACGTGGTGATGATCTTCGACGAGTGCACCCCGTACCCGGCCACCGAGGACGTCGCCCGCCGGTCGATGGAGCTGAGCCTGCGCTGGGCCCAGCGCAGCCGCAACGCGCATGACGAGCTCGGCAACGATGCGGCCCTGTTCGGGATCGTCCAGGGTGGGGTGCATACCGACCTGCGCAGCCGCTCGGCCGAGGCCCTGCAGGCGATCGGCTTCGATGGCTATGCCATCGGTGGCCTGGCCGTGGGCGAGCCGGAGCATGAGCGCAACGCCATGCTCGACCACCTGGATCCGGAGCTGCCGGGCGACCGCCCGCGCTACCTGATGGGCGTGGGCCGGCCGGAAGACCTGGTCGAGGGTGTCGCACGCGGCGTGGACATGTTCGACTGCGTGATGCCGACCCGCAACGCGCGCAACGGGCATTACTTCACCTCGTTCGGTACCGTCCGCATCCGCAATTCGCAGTATGCGCGGGACATGGACCCGATCGAACCGGGCTGCGGCTGCGTGGCCTGTACCGGCGGCTACACCCGCTCGTACCTGCGCCACCTGGACCGCTGCAACGAGATGCTGGCGCCGATGCTGGGCACCCTGCACAACCTGTTCTACTACGAGAAGCTGATGGCCGACATCCGGGCGGCGATCGAGGCGGGAACCTTCCAGGCCTTCCGCGAGTCCTTCTATGCGGCACGCGGAGCGGTTCCGCCGCCGCTGTAA
- the queA gene encoding tRNA preQ1(34) S-adenosylmethionine ribosyltransferase-isomerase QueA, protein MRAIVDLLPPTALKKSDFHYDLPAELIAQAPLAERSASRLLLVPPAPAAFTDLQVRDLPSLLQPGDLLVFNDTRVIPARLFGQKASGGRVEILIERLLGGQQARAQVGASKSPKAGSRIALDAGGEAEVLGRDGEFYVLQFHVPESLEQWLLHAGRLPLPPYIQREPGVDDRERYQTVFAREVGAVAAPTAGLHFDEPLLAALKDKGVEFGHVTLHVGAGTFQPVRADDLKDHVMHREWLNVGAELVQQVRRTRAAGGRVIGVGTTVVRALESAMRDGELLPFAGETQIFITPGYRIRSVDAMVTNFHLPESTLLMMISAFAGKERVFEAYQHAIQQRYRFFSYGDAMLLFPQAG, encoded by the coding sequence ATGCGCGCCATTGTCGACCTGTTGCCGCCCACTGCCTTGAAGAAGTCCGATTTCCACTACGACCTGCCGGCTGAACTGATCGCGCAGGCGCCGCTGGCTGAACGTTCCGCCAGCCGCCTGCTGCTGGTGCCTCCGGCCCCTGCCGCCTTCACCGACCTGCAGGTGCGTGATCTGCCCTCGCTGCTGCAGCCGGGTGACCTGCTGGTATTCAACGATACGCGCGTGATCCCGGCGCGCCTGTTCGGTCAGAAGGCCAGCGGTGGGCGGGTCGAGATCCTGATCGAGCGCCTGCTCGGCGGCCAGCAGGCGCGTGCCCAGGTCGGCGCCAGCAAGTCGCCCAAGGCCGGCAGCCGCATCGCGCTCGATGCCGGTGGCGAAGCCGAAGTGCTGGGCCGCGACGGCGAGTTCTATGTGCTGCAGTTCCATGTGCCCGAGTCACTGGAGCAGTGGCTGCTGCACGCCGGACGCCTGCCGCTGCCCCCCTACATCCAGCGCGAGCCGGGCGTGGACGACCGCGAGCGCTACCAGACCGTGTTCGCGCGGGAGGTGGGAGCGGTGGCGGCACCGACCGCCGGCCTGCATTTCGATGAACCGCTGTTGGCCGCGCTGAAGGACAAGGGCGTGGAGTTCGGCCACGTCACCCTGCACGTGGGGGCAGGCACCTTCCAGCCGGTGCGAGCCGATGACCTGAAGGACCACGTGATGCACCGCGAGTGGCTGAACGTGGGCGCCGAGCTGGTGCAGCAGGTGCGTCGGACCCGCGCTGCGGGCGGGCGCGTGATCGGTGTCGGCACCACCGTGGTGCGCGCGCTGGAAAGTGCGATGCGTGACGGCGAGCTGTTGCCGTTCGCCGGCGAGACGCAGATCTTCATCACCCCGGGCTATCGGATCCGCAGCGTTGACGCGATGGTGACCAATTTCCATCTGCCGGAAAGCACCCTGTTGATGATGATTTCGGCCTTTGCCGGCAAGGAGCGGGTGTTCGAGGCCTATCAGCACGCGATCCAGCAGCGCTATCGCTTCTTCAGTTACGGCGACGCGATGCTGCTGTTCCCGCAGGCAGGGTAG
- the secD gene encoding protein translocase subunit SecD codes for MLEFPRWKYVVILIVLALSTLYALPNIYQKDAAVQITANRGGQVDDALRDRVVADLKKAGIASLGAEKEGESLIVRLPDLKTQAAASDLLRDSVGENYTVALNLASTVPDWLANLGGRPMTLGLDLQGGVHFVLQVDQKAALDKRLDAYTEDVRSTLRDARIPYQSVERRADNSIVANLSPSAGDDAAQRARTALLKAQPTLGYDVSGSRITVTVPEAEISQIANGAIEQNINTLRNRVNQLGVAEPIIQRQGADRVVVQLPGVQDTAEAKRMIGATATLEYRAVVEGNAQDAINAGRIPPEAKVYQQRDGRGPILLNKRVIVTGDQMVAAQAVTDANSGAPAVSVTLNNVGGQRMFDFTSANVNKPMAVVYTERVPTVTVVDGQEVRGFKVNEEVISVANINGVFGKNFQTTGLQKKEAEDLAKLLKSGSLAAPMDFVEERVVGPSLGAENVKNGMRAVVFAFLFTLVFFSIYYRMFGIITSVAMLFNLLIVVAVMSLFGATMTLPGFAGLALSVGLSVDANVLINERIREELRAGVPGKTAIVTGYERASGTILDANLTGLIVGVALFAFGTGPLKGFALTMIIGIFASMFTAITVSRALATLIYGRRKKLQNVAI; via the coding sequence ATGCTCGAATTTCCACGCTGGAAGTACGTCGTCATCCTGATCGTACTTGCGCTCAGTACGCTGTATGCGCTGCCCAACATCTACCAGAAGGACGCGGCCGTCCAGATCACCGCCAACCGTGGCGGACAGGTCGACGACGCCCTCCGCGACCGCGTGGTGGCTGACCTGAAGAAGGCCGGCATCGCCAGCCTCGGCGCCGAGAAGGAAGGCGAGAGCCTGATCGTCCGCCTGCCGGACCTCAAGACCCAGGCCGCGGCAAGCGACCTGCTGCGCGACAGCGTGGGTGAGAACTACACGGTCGCGCTGAACCTGGCATCCACCGTTCCGGACTGGCTGGCCAATCTTGGCGGTCGCCCGATGACGCTCGGCCTGGACCTGCAGGGCGGCGTGCACTTCGTGCTGCAGGTGGACCAGAAAGCAGCGCTGGACAAGCGCCTGGATGCCTATACCGAAGACGTGCGCAGCACCCTGCGCGACGCGCGCATTCCGTACCAGTCGGTCGAGCGTCGCGCCGACAACAGCATCGTGGCCAACCTGAGCCCGTCCGCCGGTGACGACGCCGCGCAGCGCGCCCGCACGGCCCTGCTCAAGGCGCAGCCGACCCTCGGTTACGACGTCAGCGGCAGCCGCATCACGGTGACCGTGCCGGAGGCCGAGATCTCGCAGATCGCCAACGGCGCCATCGAGCAGAACATCAATACCCTGCGCAACCGCGTGAACCAGCTGGGCGTGGCCGAGCCGATCATCCAGCGCCAGGGCGCCGACCGCGTCGTGGTGCAGCTGCCCGGCGTGCAGGACACGGCCGAAGCCAAGCGCATGATCGGTGCGACCGCCACCCTGGAATACCGTGCGGTGGTCGAGGGCAACGCCCAGGACGCCATCAACGCCGGCCGCATCCCGCCGGAAGCCAAGGTCTACCAGCAGCGTGACGGCCGCGGCCCGATCCTGCTGAACAAGCGCGTGATCGTCACCGGCGACCAGATGGTGGCTGCGCAGGCGGTGACCGACGCCAACAGCGGTGCCCCGGCGGTCAGCGTGACGCTGAACAACGTCGGTGGCCAGCGCATGTTCGACTTCACCAGCGCCAACGTGAACAAGCCGATGGCGGTGGTGTACACCGAACGCGTGCCGACCGTGACCGTGGTCGACGGCCAGGAAGTGCGCGGCTTCAAGGTCAACGAGGAAGTGATCTCGGTGGCCAACATCAATGGCGTGTTCGGCAAGAACTTCCAGACCACCGGCCTGCAGAAGAAGGAAGCCGAAGACCTGGCCAAGCTGCTGAAGTCCGGCTCGCTGGCCGCGCCGATGGACTTCGTCGAAGAGCGCGTGGTCGGCCCGAGCCTGGGTGCCGAGAACGTCAAGAACGGCATGCGCGCCGTGGTCTTCGCCTTCCTGTTCACCCTGGTGTTCTTCAGCATCTACTACCGCATGTTCGGCATCATCACGTCGGTGGCGATGCTGTTCAACCTGCTGATCGTGGTGGCAGTGATGTCGTTGTTCGGCGCGACCATGACCCTGCCGGGCTTTGCCGGCCTGGCGCTGTCGGTCGGCCTGTCGGTCGACGCCAACGTGCTGATCAACGAGCGTATCCGTGAAGAGCTGCGGGCCGGTGTTCCGGGCAAGACCGCGATCGTGACCGGTTACGAGCGCGCTTCCGGCACCATCCTCGACGCCAACCTGACCGGCCTGATCGTCGGCGTGGCACTGTTCGCATTCGGTACCGGTCCGCTGAAGGGCTTCGCGCTGACCATGATCATCGGTATTTTCGCCTCCATGTTCACCGCGATCACCGTGTCGCGTGCGCTGGCGACGCTGATCTACGGCCGCCGCAAGAAGCTCCAGAACGTGGCCATCTGA